A stretch of the Pseudalkalibacillus hwajinpoensis genome encodes the following:
- a CDS encoding NUDIX domain-containing protein — protein MSSIDELKAGVAVIILNEENEVLLQKRTDVGQWGIPSGHIEIGETVSEAAIREVKEETNLDITITRIIGVYSDPTSQVFHYPNGKVVHFITTCFLAEVTGGELRCNSAESLDVQFFGQSRLPQNLLTMHPRWLKDALEKRDLAFIR, from the coding sequence ATGTCGTCAATCGATGAACTAAAAGCTGGTGTTGCTGTGATTATTCTAAATGAAGAAAACGAGGTTTTATTACAGAAAAGAACCGATGTGGGGCAATGGGGGATCCCTTCTGGTCATATTGAAATAGGTGAGACAGTCTCTGAAGCAGCCATCAGAGAAGTGAAAGAAGAAACAAATTTAGATATAACGATTACCAGGATCATCGGTGTTTACTCTGATCCTACTTCACAGGTTTTTCATTATCCAAATGGGAAAGTTGTTCATTTTATTACAACATGCTTCCTTGCTGAAGTGACAGGTGGAGAACTTCGATGCAACTCTGCCGAATCACTTGATGTTCAATTTTTTGGGCAGTCACGCTTACCACAGAACTTATTAACCATGCACCCTCGATGGTTGAAGGATGCACTTGAAAAAAGAGATCTGGCCTTTATTCGTTAA
- a CDS encoding iron-containing alcohol dehydrogenase gives MEQFAVFRTPQTILYGRDSFKQIGTEAARHGQKALIVSDEVMMNLGYVTDCQDYLKQVGVESEIYTGVASEPTDDYVSEALVLFRNTNCEIVISLGGGSCIDTAKAIAVLATNGGYIGDYRANRTMAEKAPIPHLAIPTTAGTGSEATDVTVITNTTTYVKMMIKQPAFMPAAAIVDPYLSRSSPQHVTAATGIDALSHAVGAYLSKRAHPMTDTLALSAIGHIIGHIKSAYNDGGNLDAREAMSLGALQAGMAFTNSSVCLVHGMSRPIGALFHVPHGYSNAMLLPAVLEYSKDFCIERLADLGRLFQTEESEALSNEEAANVAVSSIKSLCASLNIPNLKSWGIDETAFKQVISKMAADALDSGSPAHHPRLPTQAELEELYVICYDYEFISEEKIR, from the coding sequence GTGGAACAGTTTGCGGTTTTTCGTACACCTCAAACGATTCTCTATGGAAGAGATTCGTTTAAACAAATTGGCACAGAAGCAGCTCGTCACGGGCAGAAAGCCCTTATTGTTAGTGATGAGGTGATGATGAATCTCGGTTATGTCACGGATTGTCAGGATTATTTGAAGCAGGTGGGAGTGGAAAGTGAGATCTACACGGGTGTTGCGTCTGAACCAACGGACGATTATGTGTCTGAAGCGCTTGTGCTTTTTCGAAATACGAACTGTGAGATCGTTATTTCATTAGGTGGGGGAAGTTGTATCGATACGGCGAAAGCCATCGCCGTTCTTGCGACGAATGGAGGATACATAGGTGACTATCGCGCGAACAGAACGATGGCAGAGAAGGCGCCGATTCCGCATCTCGCTATTCCAACAACAGCGGGAACTGGCTCAGAAGCAACGGACGTGACCGTTATTACGAATACAACGACATATGTGAAAATGATGATCAAACAGCCCGCCTTCATGCCGGCAGCTGCGATTGTGGATCCGTATCTCTCGCGCTCATCGCCACAGCATGTCACCGCGGCAACAGGAATTGACGCCCTCAGTCATGCGGTGGGAGCGTACCTCTCAAAGCGAGCTCATCCGATGACAGACACGCTTGCTTTATCTGCGATTGGACACATTATCGGTCATATTAAAAGCGCTTACAATGATGGAGGGAATCTAGATGCACGAGAAGCGATGAGTTTAGGTGCTCTTCAGGCGGGTATGGCTTTTACAAATTCTTCCGTCTGTCTTGTACACGGCATGTCGCGTCCGATCGGTGCTCTTTTTCACGTGCCGCATGGATATTCAAACGCGATGCTGCTTCCAGCTGTACTTGAATACAGCAAGGACTTCTGCATCGAGCGACTCGCTGATCTCGGAAGACTGTTTCAGACAGAAGAAAGCGAGGCACTCTCAAATGAAGAAGCAGCAAATGTAGCGGTTTCTTCTATCAAAAGTCTTTGTGCCTCATTAAATATCCCGAACTTAAAATCCTGGGGAATTGATGAGACAGCGTTCAAGCAGGTTATTAGCAAAATGGCAGCAGACGCATTAGACAGCGGGAGCCCAGCGCATCATCCTCGCTTGCCTACACAGGCGGAATTAGAAGAACTTTATGTGATTTGCTATGACTACGAATTTATAAGTGAAGAAAAGATTCGCTAA
- a CDS encoding CoA-acylating methylmalonate-semialdehyde dehydrogenase — protein MATTATNVLQNYINGKWVDANTDQFQAVPNPATGEELAQVPISTKADLDEAVKVAKATFKTWSKTPVPKRARILFKYQQLLVDNWDELARLLTNENGKSFKEAQGEVQRGIECVEFAAGAPSLMMGKHLPDIATNLESGMYRYPVGVVGGITPFNFPMMVPCWMFPLAIAMGNTFVLKPSERTPLLANRLAELFKEAGLPDGVLNIVHGAHDVVNGLLEHKDVPAISFVGSQPVAEYVYKTGAANGKRVQALAGAKNHSIVMADADLDAAVKEIIAASYGSAGERCMACSVVVAVDDVVEPLLQKLNEKADEIKIGNGLDEDVFLGPVIRKEHKERTESYIRKGQEEGATLVRDGRNDEAYNDEGYFIGPTIFDHVNSSMQIWKDEIFAPVLSIVRVKNLEEAIELTNESDFGNGACLFTKDGSNVRYFRENIEVGMLGVNIGVPAPMAFFPFSGWKNSFYGDLHANGSDGVEFYTRRKMLTARW, from the coding sequence ATGGCTACGACGGCAACGAACGTGCTACAAAACTATATAAATGGTAAATGGGTCGATGCGAATACCGATCAATTTCAAGCTGTACCAAACCCGGCAACAGGGGAGGAGCTCGCTCAGGTTCCGATTTCAACGAAAGCAGATCTTGATGAAGCAGTGAAAGTAGCAAAGGCTACCTTCAAAACCTGGAGTAAAACGCCTGTTCCGAAACGCGCGCGCATTCTATTTAAATACCAGCAGCTGCTCGTCGACAATTGGGACGAGCTTGCGAGATTGCTAACAAATGAGAATGGTAAAAGTTTTAAAGAAGCACAGGGTGAAGTGCAGCGCGGGATCGAATGCGTTGAGTTTGCAGCCGGTGCGCCATCGTTAATGATGGGCAAGCACCTTCCGGATATCGCTACGAATCTTGAATCAGGCATGTATCGCTATCCTGTTGGTGTTGTTGGCGGCATCACGCCATTTAACTTCCCGATGATGGTGCCGTGCTGGATGTTTCCACTTGCAATCGCGATGGGGAATACGTTCGTCCTTAAACCATCTGAGCGAACGCCGCTACTCGCAAACCGCTTAGCAGAGCTATTTAAAGAAGCAGGCTTACCGGATGGCGTCCTGAATATTGTTCACGGAGCACATGACGTTGTGAATGGGCTTCTAGAGCACAAAGATGTGCCTGCGATTTCCTTCGTCGGTTCACAGCCAGTCGCCGAATATGTCTACAAAACAGGAGCTGCGAATGGTAAACGCGTTCAGGCACTTGCCGGTGCGAAAAACCATTCCATCGTAATGGCTGACGCTGATCTTGACGCTGCGGTTAAAGAAATCATCGCTGCTTCCTACGGTTCTGCGGGCGAACGATGCATGGCATGCTCCGTTGTTGTGGCGGTAGATGATGTTGTGGAACCACTGCTTCAAAAGTTAAACGAAAAAGCCGATGAAATAAAAATCGGAAACGGCCTTGATGAAGACGTATTCTTAGGACCGGTTATCCGTAAAGAACATAAAGAAAGAACGGAAAGCTATATCCGTAAAGGTCAGGAGGAAGGTGCTACGCTCGTTCGCGACGGCCGAAACGACGAAGCATACAACGATGAAGGCTACTTTATCGGACCAACGATTTTTGATCACGTAAACTCCTCTATGCAAATCTGGAAGGACGAGATCTTTGCGCCAGTGCTATCAATTGTGCGAGTGAAAAATCTAGAAGAAGCGATCGAGCTCACGAATGAATCTGATTTCGGAAACGGGGCTTGCCTATTTACGAAGGACGGAAGCAACGTTCGGTATTTCAGAGAAAACATCGAAGTTGGCATGCTGGGCGTAAATATCGGCGTACCAGCCCCGATGGCGTTCTTCCCGTTCTCAGGTTGGAAAAATTCCTTCTATGGCGATCTTCATGCGAACGGATCAGACGGAGTGGAATTCTATACGAGAAGAAAGATGTTAACGGCCAGGTGGTAA
- a CDS encoding DUF2268 domain-containing protein, with product MGKFMKRLAICIALILIVGCSSERDETPSQSSMKVELGGQSFKIIPLYEEVLDYTNEAMENTELNTSGEYYSKVTQPFLESASHEGASLTGGLDYSTYFSPTTSVQTLNEQTGKLLKKQEEVNKAIKASLTKSGESLEAENKTIYVMPVNPDYQNIQNEMKGVSAITVSKDVIVLFLSPTYDKEMLEYAVAHEYHHTVFLENPNRSGGMNLLNGFVFEGRADSFASQLYPEASPPWSEPLSTEEEKRVLEELREKSDSTNVELYNTFQNGDWKKDIPKWSNYKLGFKIVESYLRHHPEASMKEWTMMDEREIVRGSDYSELVSD from the coding sequence ATGGGAAAGTTTATGAAAAGATTGGCTATATGTATAGCCTTAATACTTATCGTTGGTTGCTCTAGTGAAAGGGATGAAACTCCTTCCCAATCTTCTATGAAAGTTGAGTTAGGTGGACAAAGTTTCAAAATCATTCCTCTATACGAAGAAGTTCTTGATTATACTAACGAGGCTATGGAGAATACCGAACTGAATACGAGCGGGGAGTATTATAGTAAAGTGACACAGCCTTTTCTAGAATCTGCTTCTCATGAAGGAGCGAGCTTAACTGGTGGACTGGATTATTCTACTTATTTCTCCCCTACGACAAGTGTTCAGACTTTAAATGAACAGACAGGTAAGCTACTAAAGAAGCAAGAAGAAGTTAATAAAGCAATCAAAGCATCACTTACTAAGTCGGGGGAAAGTCTTGAAGCCGAAAATAAAACTATTTATGTTATGCCGGTAAACCCAGACTACCAAAACATTCAAAACGAGATGAAGGGAGTTAGTGCGATTACTGTAAGTAAAGATGTTATCGTTCTCTTCTTATCACCTACATATGACAAAGAAATGCTAGAATACGCCGTTGCGCACGAATACCATCACACCGTTTTTCTAGAGAATCCAAATAGATCGGGAGGAATGAATCTGTTAAACGGGTTTGTTTTTGAGGGAAGAGCTGATTCCTTCGCATCTCAATTATACCCTGAGGCGAGCCCGCCCTGGTCAGAACCGCTATCGACTGAAGAAGAAAAGAGAGTGCTAGAGGAACTTAGAGAAAAGAGCGATTCCACAAATGTGGAGTTATATAACACATTCCAAAACGGTGACTGGAAAAAAGATATACCAAAGTGGTCCAATTATAAACTGGGTTTTAAAATAGTCGAAAGTTATCTACGTCATCATCCAGAAGCTTCTATGAAAGAATGGACGATGATGGATGAAAGGGAAATAGTGCGAGGAAGCGACTATAGTGAACTTGTTAGTGATTAA
- a CDS encoding small multi-drug export protein translates to MFLSYLLVFLLAAIPLFELVAVIPLAIIGGLSPVLTGILAFLGNALTVVLLIVFVDKFKVWRKKRKQKRMKDVVQEEGETTEAHVEEMQESKKEKRARVLFDKYGLPGLTIIGPFFVGSHISAFMGMSFGSKRKLVTSWMMTSLVLWTVIMAVASSYGVGFFVSDVEDDGVLVRLFTN, encoded by the coding sequence ATGTTTTTATCGTATTTATTAGTGTTTCTTTTAGCGGCGATTCCGTTATTTGAACTTGTTGCTGTTATCCCACTAGCGATCATCGGTGGGCTGTCGCCAGTACTAACAGGCATACTTGCTTTTTTAGGAAATGCTTTGACAGTGGTTTTGTTAATTGTATTTGTAGATAAATTTAAAGTATGGAGGAAGAAACGAAAACAAAAGCGTATGAAAGATGTGGTTCAGGAGGAGGGCGAGACGACAGAAGCACATGTCGAGGAAATGCAAGAGTCGAAGAAGGAGAAACGTGCACGCGTTCTTTTTGATAAGTATGGTTTGCCAGGCTTAACGATCATCGGTCCCTTTTTCGTCGGGTCGCATATTTCAGCGTTTATGGGGATGAGCTTCGGTTCGAAAAGAAAGCTGGTCACTAGCTGGATGATGACGAGTTTAGTTCTTTGGACTGTGATTATGGCAGTAGCTTCAAGCTATGGAGTTGGTTTTTTTGTATCTGACGTGGAAGATGATGGTGTTTTAGTTCGTCTATTCACTAACTAG
- a CDS encoding aspartyl-phosphate phosphatase Spo0E family protein produces MYFWFSNINLGREAFKSPIKCYNRADLLDLIDEKKSLLSLKVLAHGFTHKQTLMASQELDRLLNRYQFGEYKESQPTYSN; encoded by the coding sequence ATGTATTTCTGGTTCTCCAACATTAATTTAGGAAGGGAAGCGTTTAAATCGCCAATCAAATGCTATAATCGTGCAGATCTTCTTGATCTGATCGATGAAAAAAAATCTCTTTTATCCTTAAAGGTGTTAGCTCATGGCTTTACACATAAACAGACATTAATGGCTAGCCAGGAGCTTGATCGACTACTTAATCGTTACCAATTTGGAGAGTATAAAGAAAGTCAGCCAACATACTCAAATTAA
- a CDS encoding VOC family protein → MGRVVHFEIHVDDMERAKKFYGNVFDWKFEDWSEYAGMPYFGVVTGDAKEPGIDGALMKRQGPPPEGNAAINGYACTMGVEDLDATESKVLANGGKTAMAKYALPGMAWQAYYFDTEGNIFGLHQPDENAR, encoded by the coding sequence ATGGGACGTGTTGTTCATTTTGAAATTCATGTAGATGACATGGAACGGGCTAAGAAGTTCTACGGGAACGTATTTGATTGGAAGTTTGAAGACTGGAGTGAATATGCCGGCATGCCTTATTTTGGCGTAGTGACTGGTGATGCAAAAGAACCAGGAATCGATGGAGCGTTAATGAAACGGCAAGGTCCACCTCCTGAAGGTAACGCTGCAATCAATGGGTATGCCTGTACAATGGGCGTGGAAGATTTGGATGCTACTGAATCGAAAGTTCTTGCTAATGGTGGCAAAACAGCGATGGCCAAATACGCTTTGCCTGGAATGGCGTGGCAGGCTTATTACTTTGACACGGAAGGAAATATCTTTGGTCTTCATCAACCGGATGAGAATGCAAGATAG
- a CDS encoding collagenase encodes MNKTIKILIIIFSSLLSLLLLLLLAGVILLHNVIEENSGEPVTYFQAVKFGLSLNFDGKLERKAKHSKEMKVYENMSIYVDDQDIELFPLIIDTLHWVKGRNADILGDIDGKDVDLLFFHNKKDFESISDLNHVSGFYDQYGLFIAVRIDDKKGILDGKETPLYFFQKRILHEYTHYALDQKVADTPLGLDKYPLWFQEGIAEYISNDQTTIEVSDFKLLTYDQLRSHEQWAAAREQKETDVYDQSYFTIKFLIDEQGEEVIEEIIDSTNDSGDFKESFADVTGLDYDRLYEKLEIKLGKEKDRIGSFQ; translated from the coding sequence ATGAATAAAACTATTAAAATCCTTATCATTATTTTTTCAAGTCTACTTTCTCTCCTTCTACTGCTTTTATTAGCTGGGGTCATCTTATTACATAATGTGATTGAAGAAAATTCAGGTGAACCTGTTACTTATTTTCAAGCAGTGAAATTTGGCCTTAGTTTGAACTTTGATGGGAAGCTAGAGAGAAAAGCAAAGCATTCTAAAGAAATGAAAGTCTATGAAAACATGTCTATCTATGTTGATGATCAAGATATTGAGCTATTTCCTTTAATTATAGATACGTTGCATTGGGTTAAGGGTAGAAATGCAGACATATTGGGCGATATTGATGGAAAAGACGTAGATCTTCTCTTCTTTCATAATAAAAAGGATTTCGAAAGTATTTCTGATTTAAATCACGTATCTGGTTTTTATGATCAATATGGGTTATTCATCGCTGTTAGGATCGATGATAAGAAAGGAATATTGGATGGTAAGGAAACACCACTCTATTTTTTTCAGAAAAGGATATTACACGAATATACGCATTATGCGTTAGATCAAAAAGTGGCTGATACGCCTTTGGGATTGGATAAATATCCTCTATGGTTTCAGGAAGGAATTGCTGAGTATATATCAAATGATCAAACTACTATAGAAGTAAGTGACTTTAAGCTTTTGACTTATGATCAGCTTAGAAGTCATGAACAATGGGCAGCTGCTAGAGAGCAAAAAGAGACGGATGTCTACGATCAAAGTTATTTCACGATCAAATTTCTTATAGATGAGCAAGGTGAAGAAGTGATTGAAGAAATTATCGATTCAACGAATGATTCAGGTGATTTTAAAGAAAGTTTTGCTGATGTAACTGGGCTAGATTATGATCGTTTATATGAAAAACTGGAAATAAAGTTAGGGAAGGAAAAGGATAGAATAGGAAGCTTTCAATGA
- a CDS encoding ABC transporter ATP-binding protein produces the protein MNIHYLRKSFQFVWNISPLWFLASIFIRMVTGLFPLATLWVTKELVNAVVLIISADEPNYQRAFLFLTLELFLVGLSSTLKHISDIFDEQIEVKLDYSVGKLVSEKAASVPLSYYEIPEFYNHQERISGNYGNKLMSPVKNILDLGQFSISLLSYLSFLLSFHWGLAILSAISAVPILLLQSRFGNEKFFLLKHQTQKARESNYFNFLLQNRQSAKEVRLFHLGPFFLERWGKLFLSNSNEVLALLKKEKKVQMVLDLFTALLYSLSAAIVIWLLKKKNLGVGEFVSIGQAIKGAQASLNMMASYLAKIYEENLYIEDLFEFLDFKDEEFAFENNERIHSFPEKLKKGITIHNVSYHYPESKKTVINNISFSIAPGEKIAIVGDNGSGKTTLVKCLLGLYPVSHGEILVDGININYFDPITLKKSMTGIFQDFMQLPFSIKHNITLGDVENMEDTVLMRKVTKQSGLLDTVQQFPNQFDTRLGKLLGDGEDLSGGQWQKLALSRALFSKANIIILDEPTASLDPLTELNIFNQFKELTQDKTTIYISHRMAAARLADRILVMKDGELVEVGNHEELLARRKNYYEMFTSQAQWYA, from the coding sequence ATGAATATTCATTATTTAAGAAAGAGTTTTCAATTCGTTTGGAATATTAGTCCACTGTGGTTTTTAGCTTCTATCTTCATTAGAATGGTGACTGGTCTTTTCCCCCTAGCTACTCTGTGGGTAACTAAAGAATTAGTAAATGCAGTTGTACTCATTATTAGTGCTGACGAACCTAATTATCAGCGTGCGTTTTTATTTCTCACCCTAGAATTATTTCTAGTAGGTCTCTCCTCTACACTCAAGCATATATCCGATATTTTTGATGAACAAATTGAAGTGAAATTAGATTACAGTGTTGGAAAACTTGTGTCAGAAAAAGCAGCTTCAGTACCACTTAGCTATTATGAAATACCTGAATTTTATAACCACCAGGAACGTATTAGTGGAAACTATGGTAATAAGCTAATGTCCCCTGTAAAGAACATTCTAGACTTGGGACAGTTCTCCATAAGCTTACTATCTTATTTATCCTTCTTGCTGTCATTCCATTGGGGATTAGCGATCTTAAGCGCAATTTCTGCAGTGCCTATATTATTATTGCAATCGCGCTTTGGCAACGAGAAGTTCTTCTTATTAAAGCATCAAACACAAAAAGCGAGAGAATCCAATTACTTCAACTTCCTTCTTCAAAATCGACAATCAGCTAAAGAAGTAAGGCTTTTTCATTTAGGGCCCTTTTTCTTGGAAAGATGGGGAAAGTTATTTTTAAGTAATAGCAATGAAGTTCTTGCACTTCTAAAAAAAGAAAAGAAAGTACAAATGGTGCTCGATCTTTTTACAGCCCTTTTGTATAGTCTTTCGGCAGCCATTGTGATTTGGTTACTAAAGAAAAAGAATTTAGGAGTAGGTGAATTCGTTTCCATTGGACAAGCGATTAAAGGAGCGCAGGCTTCCTTAAATATGATGGCTTCTTATCTCGCTAAAATTTATGAAGAAAACCTCTATATCGAAGACCTGTTTGAGTTTTTAGATTTCAAAGATGAGGAATTTGCTTTTGAAAACAATGAACGTATACATAGTTTTCCCGAAAAGCTTAAAAAAGGCATTACGATTCATAATGTAAGCTATCATTATCCGGAAAGTAAAAAAACGGTCATAAATAACATCTCTTTTTCAATTGCTCCCGGGGAAAAAATCGCCATTGTAGGGGATAATGGATCCGGAAAAACCACCCTCGTGAAATGTCTCCTTGGACTATACCCTGTAAGTCATGGAGAAATCCTTGTAGATGGCATTAACATTAACTATTTTGATCCTATTACGCTAAAGAAAAGTATGACGGGAATTTTTCAAGACTTTATGCAGCTTCCCTTTTCCATAAAGCATAATATTACTCTTGGTGATGTTGAAAATATGGAAGATACGGTTTTAATGAGAAAAGTAACCAAACAGTCTGGCCTTCTCGACACGGTCCAGCAGTTTCCAAATCAATTTGATACCCGATTAGGGAAGCTCTTAGGTGATGGTGAAGATTTATCTGGTGGACAGTGGCAAAAGCTTGCCCTATCTAGAGCCCTGTTTAGTAAAGCCAATATCATTATCCTTGATGAACCTACTGCTTCACTCGATCCTTTAACAGAACTAAACATCTTTAATCAATTCAAAGAACTCACTCAAGATAAAACGACTATTTATATTTCGCACCGTATGGCCGCAGCTCGATTAGCTGATCGCATATTGGTTATGAAAGATGGCGAATTGGTTGAAGTCGGGAATCATGAAGAATTACTTGCACGTAGGAAAAATTATTATGAAATGTTTACAAGCCAAGCTCAATGGTATGCCTAA